One Rhea pennata isolate bPtePen1 chromosome 3, bPtePen1.pri, whole genome shotgun sequence DNA segment encodes these proteins:
- the ENPP5 gene encoding ectonucleotide pyrophosphatase/phosphodiesterase family member 5, protein MLPQKRGRTPSRIAVNCYWTILAVCLLFFPDAFPLQQDQPRVLLVSFDGFRWDYIYRVSTPNFHYAMKNGVHVKQVTNVFVTKTYPNHYTMVTGLFAESHGIVANEMYDPVLNETFSMNKMEIYNSKFWEEASPIWVTNQMEGHRSGAAMWPGTDVKIHGVLPTYYMPYNESVSFEDRVARLIDWFTSEEPVNFGLLYWEQPDEMGHILGPENPLMGPIISDIDKKLGYLMSELKKAKLWDTINVIITSDHGMSQSSSERLIELDQYVDRELYKVIDYSPAVAILPKEGKLDEVYKALANAHPNMTVYKKEQIPNRLHYKHNSKIQPILALADKGWEIVHNKSDHFLLGNHGYDNILPEMHPIFLAFGPAFRKNATKEVMNATDLYPLLCHLLGINPLPNNGSFSAVKDILAEVVPRQPYPEARETESYAYLIGISLGSILVMFFLFVFVKHLTHSQINTMQVQHTEIAQPLLQD, encoded by the exons ATGTTGCCTCAGAAGAGGGGAAGAACACCTTCCAGAATAGCTGTGAACTGTTACTGGACGATCTTGGCAGTTTGCttactattttttccagatgctttccCTCTCCAGCAAGACCAGCCCAGAGTGTTGTTAGTGTCTTTTGATGGATTTCGATGGGATTACATTTATAGAGTATCAACTCCCAATTTTCATTATGCCATGAAGAATGGTGTTCATGTCAAACAGGTCACTAATGTGTTTGTAACTAAAACATACCCCAATCATTATACAATGGTGACAGGTCTGTTTGCAGAAAGCCATGGTATAGTTGCTAATGAGATGTATGATCCTGTTCTGAATGAAACTTTCTCCATGAACAAAATGGAGATCTACAACTCAAAGTTCTGGGAAGAGGCCAGTCCAATATGGGTAACCAACCAGATGGAAGGACATAGAAGTGGAGCTGCTATGTGGCCTGGAACAGATGTGAAAATACATGGAGTCCTTCCTACGTATTATATGCCCTACAATGAATCTGTTTCATTTGAAGATAGAGTTGCTAGGCTTATTGACTGGTTTACATCAGAAGAACCTGTAAACTTTGGTCTCCTATACTGGGAACAGCCTGATGAGATGGGCCATATTCTGGGCCCAGAAAACCCGCTTATGGGTCCAATAATTAGTGACATTGACAAGAAGCTGGGCTATCTTATGTCTgaactgaagaaagcaaaactgtggGACACAATAAATGTCATAATCACAAGTGATCATGGAATGTCACAGTCATCCTCCGAAAGGCTCATTGAGCTTGATCAGTATGTGGATAGAGAGCTTTATAAAGTGATAGACTATTCTCCTGCAGTAGCTATTTTGCCAAAAGAAG gcAAACTGGATGAAGTATATAAAGCTCTGGCCAACGCTCATCCCAACATGACTGTTTATAAGAAGGAGCAGATTCCAAATAGATTACATTACAAGCACAACAGTAAAATTCAGCCAATCTTAGCGTTGGCTGATAAAGGATGGGAGATTGTACACAACAAATCTGACCATTTTCTGT tggGTAATCATGGATATGACAACATCTTACCAGAAATGCATCCAATCTTTTTGGCATTTGGGCCTGCTTTCAGAAAGAATGCCACCAAAGAAGTCATGAATGCTACAGACTTGTACCCCTTACTGTGCCATCTACTTGGTATCAATCCACTGCCGAACAATGGTTCATTCAGTGCTGTGAAAGATATTCTTGCTGAGGTGGTTCCAAGACAGCCTTATCCTGAAGCCCGTGAAACAGAGTCCTATGCTTACTTAATAGGAATCTCTCTTGGCAGCATTCttgttatgttttttctttttgtttttgttaagcATTTAACCCACAGCCAGATAAATACCATGCAAGTACAACATACTGAAATTGCCCAGCCACTGTTACAAGACTGA
- the ENPP4 gene encoding bis(5'-adenosyl)-triphosphatase ENPP4 has protein sequence MNLILTLFFSGIVACCGNSTGNPLSRLLLVSFDGFRADYLKTYKLPHLQEFIEDGVLVRQVTNTFITKTFPNHYSIVTGLYEESHGIVANDMYDPDAQKTFSQFRDSDPFWWNEAVPIWVTNQQGNRASAAAMWPGTDVKIHNTTPQFFLKYNFSVTFEERVEKIVTWLNNSNPPVSFATLYWEEPDASGHKYGPDNIENMRKVLEQVDNHIGFLTKKLKALGLWDTINVIITSDHGMASCSAKKLIILDGCIGRNNYTLIDKSPVAAVLPRQNKTYVYNLLKNCNEHMKVYLKEEIPDRFHYQHNKRIQPIILVADEGWTIVQNESLSKLGDHGYDNALPSMHPFLAAHGPAFRRGYKQSRMNNVDIYPMMCHILGLTPQPHNGTFSNAKCLLVDQWCINLPEAIGIVIGALIVLTTFTCIIIISKNRIPSPRPFSRLQLQDDDDDPLIG, from the exons ATGAATTtgattttaacattatttttttctggaatagtTGCCTGTTGTGGTAACTCTACTGGTAATCCACTATCCAGGTTACTCCTTGTGTCCTTTGATGGCTTCAGGGCTGATTACTTGAAAACCTATAAACTTCCTCATCTCCAGGAGTTCATTGAGGATGGCGTGCTTGTCAGACAGGTTACAAATACTTTTATCACAAAGACTTTCCCAAACCATTATAGCATAGTGACAGGCCTATATGAAGAAAGTCATGGCATTGTGGCTAATGACATGTATGATCCAGATGCCCAGAAAACATTCTCACAGTTCAGAGATTCAGATCCCTTCTGGTGGAATGAGGCAGTTCCAATTTGGGTAACAAATCAGCAGGGAAACAGAGCAAGTGCTGCTGCAATGTGGCCTGGTACTGATGTGAAAATTCACAATACAACCCCtcaattctttttaaagtataatttttCAGTAACGTTTGAGGAGAGAGTGGAAAAAATTGTTACATGGCTGAATAACTCCAACCCACCAGTCAGTTTTGCTACATTATACTGGGAAGAACCAGATGCCAGTGGGCATAAATATGGACCTGATAATATTGAGAACATGCGCAAAGTATTAGAACAAGTGGATAATCATATTGGTTTCCTTACTAAGAAATTGAAGGCATTAGGTTTGTGGGACACTATTAATGTCATAATAACAAGTGATCATGGAATGGCCTCGTGTTCTGCAAAGAAGCTGATTATACTGGATGGCTGTATTGGTCGCAATAACTATACTCTCATAGACAAGAGTCCAGTTGCTGCGGTGCTGCCAAGGCaga ACAAAACGTACGTATACAACTTACTGAAAAACTGCAATGAGCACATGAAAGTGTATCTCAAAGAAGAAATTCCTGACAGATTTCATTACCAGCATAATAAGAGAATTCAGCCCATAATTCTGGTTGCAGATGAAGGCTGGACAATTGTACAAAATGAATCACTTTCAAAAT TAGGTGACCATGGCTATGACAACGCTCTCCCGAGCATGCACCCGTTCCTGGCTGCTCACGGGCCCGCTTTCCGTCGAGGTTACAAGCAGAGCAGGATGAACAACGTTGATATTTACCCCATGATGTGCCACATCCTGGGACTGACGCCTCAGCCCCACAATGGAACCTTCAGTAATGCCAAGTGCTTGCTGGTTGACCAGTGGTGCATAAATCTTCCGGAGGCGATTGGGATAGTTATTGGGGCCCTGATAGTGTTGACTACTTTCACCTGCATTATTATAATCTCGAAGAATAGAATACCTTCTCCGCGTCCGTTCTCCCGACTTCAGTTACAAGATGACGACGACGATCCTTTAATTGGATAG